Proteins encoded by one window of Cloeon dipterum chromosome 4, ieCloDipt1.1, whole genome shotgun sequence:
- the dsb gene encoding scavenger receptor class B member 1 isoform X2: protein MWWSARDFQKVSAPQGRLAVFLLGLFTLICGIVLSSIPWVDYFIYKNLRLRNDTISFHYWQKPGVTRLTKIYIFNVTNPDGFLNNGEKPRLNEIGPFVYRENMEKVNIVFHENGTLSFQHKKILHFVPELSVGNPHQTVVVPNIPLLTLSYLSTSLPKLMRLGLSLAIRTMGIKAFVEVTPEQLAFGYDDPLVMLANKFFPKHRRPMRLMGLLLGRNGTLSDVYNIFTGHTNMTDFGLYDRLNGRSELPQWKQAPCNTIRHASEGSFFPPKSVTKSDLLYVYDKDLCRAIPLRYRRDTAKDGILTGLYTPDDEAFAAAADYPDNKCFCPEGEACAPEGLQNISPCQYQAPVYLSYPHFYKADPKLLAAVEGLEPVKELHETYFKIQPKLGVTLEASVKVQLNLKVEKQSFINAVAKFRSIMFPIIWAEEGVKEVTPEIHRWVYLATTFSDIAVPIFSYGMALIGFFVLACSCARAYRKVIFSKANIERGKEKFRRGSEFIIHNQHRLMIVRESYSLLDPPPQARPPPPNVDPSAVPCLYAPQ from the exons GTCGGCTGGCGGTGTTCCTGCTAGGGTTATTCACTCTGATTTGCGGCATCGTGCTCTCTTCGATACCTTGGGTAGACTATTTCATCTACAAA AACTTAAGATTACGAAACGACACGATCAGTTTTCATTACTGGCAGAAACCAGGAGTCACGAGACTGaccaaaatatacatttttaatgttaccaACCCCGACGGGTTCCTCAACAATGGCGAAAAGCCACGGCTCAACGAAATTGGGCCTTTTGTGTACAG agaaaatatGGAGAAGGTGAACATAGTGTTCCACGAGAACGGCACCCTTTCGTTCCAGCACAAGAAAATCCTGCATTTCGTGCCGGAATTGTCGGTCGGCAATCCGCACCAAACAGTCGTTGTGCCCAACATACCTCTTTTG ACGCTGAGCTACCTGAGCACCAGCCTGCCCAAGTTGATGCGGCTGGGACTGAGTTTAGCGATACGCACCATGGGAATCAAGGCGTTCGTCGAGGTCACGCCCGAACAGCTGGCCTTTGGATACGACGACCCTTTGGTCATGCTGGCCAACAAGTTCTTCCCCAAACACCGCAGGCCCATGCGCCTCATGGGGCTCCTCTTGGGG CGAAACGGCACGCTTAGCGACGTGTACAACATTTTCACGGGGCACACAAACATGACCGATTTCGGCCTGTACGACCGGCTCAACGGCCGCAGCGAACTGCCTCAGTGGAAACAAGCGCCGTGCAACACCATCCGACACGCCAGCGAGGGCtcgtttttcccgccaaagtCCGTCACCAAATCCGACCTGCTCTACGTCTATGACAAAGACCTCTGCAGGGCCATCCCACTCAG GTACCGAAGAGACACAGCCAAGGACGGCATTTTGACCGGCCTGTACACGCCAGACGATGAggcgttcgccgccgccgccgattaCCCGGACAACAAGTGCTTCTGTCCGGAGGGGGAAGCCTGCGCCCCGGAAGGCCTGCAGAACATCAGCCCCTGCCAATACC AGGCACCAGTCTACCTTTCATATCCCCATTTCTACAAAGCTGATCCAAAGTTGCTGGCCGCCGTCGAGGGCCTGGAGCCTGTCAAGGAGCTGCACGAGACTTACTTCAAAATCCAGCCG AAATTGGGTGTCACCCTGGAGGCGAGTGTCAAAGTGCAGCTCAACCTTAAGGTGGAAAAGCAGTCGTTCATCAACGCCGTTGCCAAATTCCGTTCCATCATGTTCCCCATTATTTGGGCAGAAGag GGTGTGAAAGAGGTGACGCCCGAGATTCACCGGTGGGTGTACCTGGCGACGACCTTCTCAGACATCGCAGTGCCGATTTTCTCGTACGGCATGGCGCTGATCGGCTTCTTCGTGCTGGCGTGCTCGTGCGCTCGCGCCTACCGCAAGGTGATTTTCAGCAAAGCCAACATCGAGCGAGGCAAGGAGAAGTTCCGCAGGGGCAGCGAGTTCATCATCCACAACCAACACCGGCTGATGATCGTGCGCGAGTCGTACTCGCTGCTCGACCCACCGCCGCAGgcccggccgccgccgcccaaCGTCGATCCATCCGCCGTGCCGTGCCTCTACGCGCCGCAGTGA